The Rhizoctonia solani chromosome 4, complete sequence genome contains a region encoding:
- a CDS encoding alpha-amylase — MASGPKLTFNPDLIMSIDPWLEPNLPALSERRGHFDHVKHDILSSEGSYDSFTKGYKRFGLNVQSDNSVTYTEWAPNAVEASLIGDFNNWDRGSHKMTKDQYGVWNLTIPSNNGACPIPHDSKVKISMVLPHGERIERLPAWITRVTQDLSVSPIYDARFWNPPAEQAYKFKHPRPPKVTSARIYEAHVGISSPEPRVATYKEFTVNTLPRIKNLGYNVIQLMAVMEHAYYASFGYQVTSFFAASSRYGTPDELKELIDTAHSMGITVLLDVVHSHACKNVLDGINQFDGTDHLYFHGGGRGYHDLWDSRLFNYSHHEVLRFLLSNLRFWMEEYQFDGFRFDGVTSMMYVHHGIGTGFSGGYHEYFGPGADNEAIVYLMIANDMLHQLYPEVITIAEDVSGMPLLCVPIEKGGMGFDYRLAMAVPDMWIKLLKEKSDDQWDVNDIVHTLTNRRYREKTVSYAESHDQALVGDKTLAFWLMDKEMYDFMSDLTPMTPIIERGLSLHKMIRLLSHTLGGEGYLNFEGNEFGHPEWLDFPREGNGNSFWYARRQFNVVDDALLRYKYLNNFDSAMNHTEEKYGWINSEPAYVSLKNQDDKVIVFERNGLVFAFNFHPTQSFADYRIGVEVEGRYRPVLTTDEKRFAGQDRIDYNTDHFTTPLGWNNRRNWMHIYLPSRTAIVFAKQD, encoded by the exons ATGGCCAGTGGTCCCAAGCTCACATTTAACCCCGATCTGATTATGTCGATCGACCCCTGGTTGGAACCAAACCTGCCAGCATTGTCAGAGCGTCGTGGTCACTTTGATCATGTCAAACACGACATTCTGTCCAGCGAGGGTAGCTACGACTCGTTCACCAAGGGATACAAGAGGTTCGGCCTCAATGTTCAAAGTGATAACTCGGTCACCTATACCGAGTGGGCTCCCAATGCGGTCGAGGCCTCCCTCATTGGCGATTTCA ATAATTGGGATCGCGGCTCTCACAAAATGACTAAGGATCAGTATGGGGTTTGGAACCTCACCATTCCCAGCAACAATGGAGCTTGTCCGATCCCTCACGATTCAAAAGTTAAA ATTTCCATGGTCCTTCCTCATGGTGAACGTATTGAGCGTTTGCCCGCATGGATTACGCGCGTCACTCAAGACCTTTCTGTCTCACCTATATACGATGCTCGGTTCTGGAATCCTCCTGCCGAGCAAGCATATAAATTCAAACACCCCCGCCCACCAAAAGTTACTTCAGCCCGTATCTACGAGGCCCATGTTGGCATTTCGAGTCCTGAGCCTCGGGTCGCTACCTACAAAGAATTTACCGTCAATACTCTGCCGCGTATCAAGAATTTGGGATACAATGTTATCCAGCTGATGGCAGTCATGGAGCATGCCTACTATGCAT CTTTCGGTTATCAAGTAACCAGCTTCTTCGCTGCTAGCTCACGCTACGGAACACCTGATGAGCTGAAAGAATTAATTGATACCGCTCACTCTATGGGGATCACTGTTCTATTGGATGTAGTACATTCACATGCCTGCAAGAACGTCCTCGATGGAATCAATCAGTTCGACGGAACCGATCACCTGTACTTCCATGGAGGAGGTCGCGGCTATCATGATTTATGGGACAG CCGTCTATTCAACTACTCTCATCATGAGGTTCTTCGTTTCTTGCTTTCTAATCTCCGTTTCTGGATGGAAGAGTATCAGTTCGACGGCTTCCG ATTCGACGGTGTAACGAGCATGATGTACGTCCACCATGGTATCGGAACCGGTTTCTCTGGTGGATATCATGAGTATTTTGGTCCTGGTGCCGATAACGAGGCGATTGTCTACTTGATGATT GCCAACGATATGCTCCACCAATTGTACCCTGAGGTTATCACTATCGCAGAAGATGTATCAGGCATGCCTTTACTCTGCGTTCCCATTGAGAAAGGCGGTATGGGTTTCGATTACCGCCTCGCCATGGCTGTCCCCGATATGTGGATCAAGCTTCTCAAAGAAAAGAGTGACGATCAATGGGATGTCAACGACATCGTGCATACTTTGACCAACCGACGATACCGCGAGAAGACTGTCTCGTACGCCGAAAGCCACGATCAAGCACTTGTCGGTGACAAGACTCTTGCATTCTGGTTGATGGATAAGGAAATGT ACGACTTCATGTCTGATCTCACCCCGATGACACCCATCATCGAACGTGGTCTATCACTGCACAAGATGATCCG CTTACTCTCACACACGTTGGGTGGTGAAGGGTACTTGAACTTCGAGGGTAACGAATTTGGTCATCCCGAG TGGCTTGATTTCCCCCGCGAGGGGAATGGTAATTCGTTCTGGTATGCCCGACGCCAGTTCAACGTTGTCGATGATGCACTCCTCCGCTACAAGTACCTCAACAACTTCGACTCGGCGATGAACCACACCGAGGAAAAGTATGGATGGATTAACTCTGAACCC GCTTACGTCTCGCTCAAGAACCAGGACGACAAGGTCATCGTCTTTGAACGTAATGGCCTCGTGTTCGCATTCAACTTCCACCCCACCCAATCGTTTGCGGATTACCGAATTGGTGTTGAGGTCGAAGGAAGATACCGTCCCGTACTCACTACAGATGAGAAGCGATTTGCGGGACAAGACCGTATCGACTACAACACTGATCACTTTACGACGCCTTTGGGATGGAACAATCGCAGGAACTGGATGCAT ATTTACCTCCCTTCGCGCACCGCTATCGTCTTTGCCAAGCAAGATTAA